taaaaacagcagtatatgtattcagtaacatgttaaatattaaaaaatgagggaaaaaaccCTCCTAAGCAAAATCTtgaaggtctgacttcagatgtaacctcctgtaatcatcaacattttcataagtaactgtaatggattacacttatatttattttgtaattaaattacataacgcCGTTACATGTAAATAATTATTCCCCAACACTGGATATAACTCTTTATAAATTCATCTTTTTCTGATGCCATATCTCTACATTGAAGTACCAGAAATGAGTGAGAGTGAGGCCGTTTTTCATCccataatattacagtaaatcCATTAACACTATTgattgctgctgtttttttaggTGACCTCAGCCGAGCcgagctgatgatgatgaccaTTGCTGATGTCATCAAGCAGCTGGTTGAAGCTCATGAGGAGGGAAAAGACATCAATCTTAACAAGTAAGTTTTCTCCTTGTATACATTATACAGTGTACGTTTCATAAAGGTCCCAGCACAGTGACAGATGTGTTGAGCCTGAcatcagctttaaaaaacagGTTTTGCTCACTGTGGAAGTACCACTTTTAGATTGATTTTTCTGGCAGCAACTCatgctttattgtcattatattgagggtcagacataTTGAGGGTCCCTGAGGCATAAGCACAGTAGCTTTTAGGGAGCACCAAGCCACCATCCATGCCTGTCACCTTATCTTATACTTACACTTAATGGTGTTGAagtactgttgtgtttttttttgtggtaaaGACAACCTAATGCCAAAAAAGCTGAGCCTGTTTTGCACATGCAGGTAGTGTGAGAAAATATTGGACATTGGTGTCACCTTCAAATGAATCAACATAAGTCTTGCAAATCATCTCCATTCTTTACTCCACCTTTTACTTTTCCAAGCTGTCAAATGACTCATGACTCTTATGTCTTTTCAAACAGAGTGAAGACTAAGACTTCAGCTAAATATGGACTTGAAGCTCAGCCTCGTTTGGTGGATATCATCGCTGCTGTTCCACCACAATACCGTCGCGCTCTGGTGCCCAAACTAAAGGCCAAACCCATCCGTACAGCCAGCGGGGTACGTAGCCCTCGAGTTCAGTTGTTTGATTGAAATTGCAAACCGAAAGGTAGAGCGATCTTTACTCACTCATTCATCTGCTGTTAAAAATCAAATGTCTGTGCCCTGTAGGCAGTGGGAATTTTAGTCTCCACCATATTCTTGATTAATAAACATACTACAaacatactaaccctaaccctaacccagatcAGATGTTACTGTCAAATGTAAAGGTTGTCTTACCTAAGCTATTATTGGATGTTAAAGGTTGAATGTTTTCTCAGctctactttgttttttttttcattatttgtgaaGAAAGGCACGAACAATACACAAGACTGAAAGTGACAGATTATATTAAAGAAAGTGTGAAAGTAGGAGCCTATAGAAgtcttttatacttttttagAAATCTTTGTCACTAACCTATAATTactttattgttaaaatgtgaCTTCTACAGAATAGAGGGACAGTTAAATTATTCAGTGCTTTTTTGACAGATTGCAGTGGTGGCTGTGATGTGCAAACCACATAGATGTCCACATATCACCTTCACTGGCAACATCTGTGTGTAAGTAACAagtattgggtttttttttaggtttgcTGGATCTTGTTCTCTGTTTATCTGAAAATGTGTTAGTTTATGTGTCATATGTACAGAGGTACAAATCAAAACGGTGGCTTTGACCCTTCAGAAGGATTTTGGTTTGGAGAGCTTATTTGAAACAATTGTTTTCCGTCAtcatatttttagatatttgtgttattttattcaatGCAAGTCTTAAATCAATCTTAATTTTGGCAGATACTGTCCTGGAGGGCCAGACTCAGACTTTGAGTACTCCACACAGTCTTATACTGGCTATGAGGTAAGATCATGTTATTCTAAACTACTCAACAATGTATTCTGGTTTACAATGTCTTTGGAAATGTTCTTACTTACACTGTAGATTCACCCTGATTACTGACACTTTGTGCACAACTTTGACCTTTTATTTGCTGTCATTGTATCATTTGACTTTTGGGTTCAACTTTCCTTTAACATAtcagtttttaacatttctatttttctatcttcaGCCCACTTCTATGAGAGCCATCCGAGCACGATACGACCCCTACCTTCAGACCAGACATCGGGTGGAGCAGGTCAGTGTTGCCCTGCCGTGTCTACACCATCTTATATGTGTTCTTAATGCCCCCTCAGTTCATTAAAGCATCACTTGGCATTACCAAGAATTAAATTGTCTTATTTTATATTGATTCAAGATGTTGCTAAAACGCTATTTCCCCACAACAGCCTTTGTGCAGTTAAAGCCTTTGCTTACATACGTTCATAAATCATGACCACTGATAATATATTCAGTGTACAGTAATGAGTGCCATGGCTTTACCCGCCTGCCAAGACCTGACCCCAGTTATGCCATTATTTAAATTTATTGCCACATTAGTCTAATGCAGCAGAGAAAAGCCATTCATTAAATCAGTTTATGTAAAATTTGTGCTGTTTGAATCTCAATTCTCCACAGTTGTCATCTTTTTCAGAGTTTTAACTGTTcaattttagttttatgtgCAATCTCTGCTTCTAGTATAATTCCAATTTATTTTGCAGGATATGATGATCAGGGgtaataagtattattatagAGAACATTAAGTTAGTCCACTTCACTGCACTTCACTATATATCCAATGACCGCCAATAAAATGTCTCAATATTACAGAACTGTACATTACCCTTTGTATTAAGTCTTGTTTGTCCTCTGTGTGATCTGCAGCTGAAGCAGTTGGGTCACAGCGTTGACAAGGTGGAGTTCATCGTGATGGGCGGCACCTTCATGGCTCTTGCTACAGAATACAGAGACTACTTCATCAGGAACCTACACGACGCTTTGTCTGGACACACATCCAATAACGTGGAGGAAGCCGTCAGGTACTAAAAGCACCTCAGcctctgttctctgtgtctcatttacattcaaacattcaaaGGTATAATATGCAGGATTTGTTGGTTGTAGTTTGTGAACACATTCAGAGagacaggaggggggggggcaacagcAAGGAGAACAAAGCAgtgaatcagataaataaaacattattttctgattgtttcatggccgtcaaataaacacacccacacctccACACAAACCCTGCAGGAAGATGCTGCATTGTCGTATTTTGTTTGAATGCAGCACTTTATCTTGTCgctgtggcctctctgctctgcatatgtgtgtgtgtggagctcaGCCCCGCCCTCggtcaagcacacacacacacacacacacacacagacagagagcagaaaaaagagacaaacacagcGATGTAACCTGGCTGCTACGCTACGAGTCCTGACCTCACACCTGTGTGCAGTTATTGGCCGGGGGGGCTACACACCCACTTCCCAAAGGTTGATGTTCAGAAGTGTTTCGGACACAGTAAAATAATTAGAAAATACAGGCGGAGAGTCTCTGTAGATAAATAGTGGGTCATGAATAATGATTGAGAGGGATTACTTTTGTCTATAAgttgttttttaggttttaaatGCTGCGTAGTATATACTCTTAACACTCAGGATACTTATGAGGCAAtatgtttccttccttgtttccttttatAAACCATTGAATATGCATCTCAGGAATTTATTATATCAGGATAAAACCCTTGAGATctatcattttgttttcaatggGGTCCCAAACAAGCCCTtacaaaacaaatggaaaacagaCACAATACTAAAGTAGTAGTTCCTAGTTTATTGTAGCAGTGAGTGTAGTTTCTGTAGATCCCAAGTCACTGGAACTATTTGCTCCCAAATGCAAAGTTAATGGATCATTTTGGCAGTATACTGGTGTTCAattctttatttagttttatcttCCACATGAAATAATTCCCACATGCAATAAGcctaaaaatattacatgttGAGCTGAACATTTGAgaatatttaaccctttactaCACCAGAGGGAGCTATTCTACCATTAGAGCTCTTCTCTTACAGCTGGATAAATTCTACCTCCGTctggagagagaaataaaaataccaTCATACTCACTTAGATCAacttgtaataaaaaaataaggagCAAGATTGAATTATTAGGCTTTACTGTGGATGCCTGTGTTTATGTCTACGTCAACATTTTTCCCCTATACACCCTCCTCATTGCACAACATTGTTTGTGTATTATTCAATATGAATGGGAAGTATGGTACCACATTTTTATTATCCTTTAAAATTACctgaccccccctcctccatttTTGCCTTCAAACCTCTCCAACTAAAACTGCAAACATCCTATAGGAAGCTGAGCTGTGATGACTGCCTCAGTCTGTCACAGATTAAGCTGCCATTGAGAATTTGGGAGGAAAATAAGAGAGGGCTGTCTCTCTAAGTCTTCTTCACTTCTATTGATTTCTTCACTGACTGAGTTAGGCTCGCTTTGAATGCAATTGGATGCACGTCTCCTCAGTATGGATGAGTAGTAAGTTTTATAGATGAATTGGAGAAGATTAAAAGTCAGAGTAGAAATACCCATTTGTTGAAAGGGTGAAGACGTCATACACACAATTGGACCAAATAATGGCTTTTTCCCAGGACTGAAGCTGTTTGTTTGGCTATTTACTTCCCTAAAGTCTGATAAGACCCATGGGGCCAGGTTGTGAGTGTGTACGTGTtcgtccttgtgtgtgtgtgtgtgtgtgcgtgtgtgcgtgtgtgcgcgtgtgtgcgagTAAGCTCGTAGGTGTGAGTTTGGCTGTATTTGCCCTGCTCTGCTATCAGCAACCTTCGTTAAGATGCTGTGATTGTAGTAATTGTGGTGGCTGCTCAGTTTGAGAAGGAGGAGGCTCTTGGTTTGACCGGGGACAGCCCTTATCTCTGCCtcaagagtgtgtgtttatgtgtgtgtgtgtgtttatttgtgttgatAGAAAGCGTGTGCACGTATGATGCTCACATCTCTGGTTCTCGCTGCGCTCATGCTGCTCTTGATCTGATCACAGCAGCGAGATACCTCGAGATAATCGTCTGAGATAATAGactttttattgattcatttcatACAATCTGATCATTCTCTCTGGAGCATAAACTCCTGTAATTGGTGTAAATCAGCCAGCAGACTGTAAAAGATGGACATTTATTGCCAACAGATACAGAATCAGAAGGAACATGAGCTGGCATGCGGGCAGCTAATGGTCATTGGAGCAGCTGGAGTGGAGAAAAAGACAGCTGGCTGGTGTGCCGAGATGAGACGTGTCTGTTCGGtcaattgtgttgtttttgtgatttCGATCAGTGACTCAAATAAGTTTGGAAGTCACAGATTCAGACTTAATGAATCCCTGAAAAAAAACTTGAGATTGCATTTAAAGAATGACAAGGCACCGTACTGCGTCACCTCTGGACACTTTCTTCCAATcagcagagctgctgctgtgagGACACACAACAGTTTTTCATGAACCTCTTGTCACACAGCGGGTGATTAAAACTCATTGAGTGATTAGTTATAGATGTCTTAGGTGTGTCTACTGCTTGAAGATCAATGGCTCAAAGGATTGTGATCATGCAATGTTCATTTTTAGAATTATTAGAGTTCCCCTTCACTCAAAAATGCGTTGTTGTGACTTCACTGTgcagaaaatacaaataataataaagcatcttatttaaaaaaaaagcctttcagGATACCCAAGGACACTTTACAGAGAGACTATAAACAATCCAAGAAACCAagcaatggaaaaataaaataacaagcaacaataatatgatataatagaatgatgtatgtgcagtttGACATTTGAAGGCTAGTTTCACATTCATCATCTGAAGAGGGAAAGTTTCTCACCTTGAATCTGAGTTTTATCACATGGTTTTGTGACATCAGAACCATTTTGGTAGCCAGTCGTGCTCCTATTTATAACTTTAACAAGTGTgttgtggaaacttgaagccttcaGTGCAAATATACTTcaatatacttttctttttcagcctCTTCAGTAAAGTAGGAGGTACTAGTAGGTTTTTgtagattatgttttttttttctatgagtgttttttattctgtatgtctgaaaacatgtttttaagggGATCTTTAAAATGTTACTGAACGCTAAGTAATTAAAGAATTAGAAGGAGGAGTGTAAAAAGGTCaagaagagaaagacatggGGGGAGAGTTTAAGGACTGGAGGTATCATTCTGTGTATGGCCCAATTATTGGACACATGTGCCTTTTGTATGAAAATCTTGTTCTATATAAAAATGAGAAGGTTGTAGATTATCATAATGACACAGAATCTTCTTGTACATCTGATTTTTGCTACAGTGCAAAGAAAAACTAATTCAATCAACAAGTAGATAACATTGTTACCCATTTATGAACTTTGTTAGAGTTCTGaactatcatttttttttactttatatctTAAATCTGTGTGAAAATGGGGTTAAAACAAGCTGTAAGCCATATTGACAGTTTGTGGAGCAACATCAGCACTGATTTGGAGTCATATTTCTGTCCACCTGAAGAATCTGAAGTCCTATATTCACATTTCTATTAGCTTAGCTTCGGTCCTCCATCATCTCCTAAGGAAAAATATTTAGCTGTTAAATGCTCCATTGTCCATGTCTGCTTACAGAGGGCATTTAGAGCATTTTAGAGCATCTGCTGGTTAATGAGAGAGATCTGTTGGTTCATCACTACAGGAGGCACCTTTCTCATTACACATAGTCCTTTGATCCATTGTtatcataaaaatattaataatataatataaatatatatcactTTAGTTGTTGTCACCCTGTGTGGAAACAGAGAAACTAATATTAAActctaaatataataaaataattccTTTTCAAAGTGTTTTGAGACCTACTCTGTATCCCTTAACAATCAAGACATGTTAATtactaaataattaattaaatacttCACTTTTGACACAAAGAAAATACTCATTAATATCTCATTTAACGTTATTTGCtttgcagactttttttttttttttttttttttgctgtcgttagtgttttttattgcattaCCGTGTCCTTAATGTGAGGTCCGCGTTAACCATCTGAATAATGAGCCATGCATACTGGCAGCAAGTAAATTGATGTTGCTAAATGATCCCAGCAGtatgttttattcatacagTGCCCTCCAACATACTCTCTGATATTAAattgtcaaattaaaaaaaaagaaaaacatattatatCGAAgcataaaataagataaacGCTATAAGCTTTTTATGATCAAAAATAACATCAATAAAAAATTGACTGAGACGGTTTCCTGCTGCAGATACTCGGAGCGGAGCAACACCAAATGCGTAGGAATCACCATCGAGACGCGGCCCGATTACTGCCTGAAGCGACACCTCAGCGACATGCTAGGCTACGGCTGCACCCGGCTGGAGATAGGAGTCCAGAGCGTGTATGAAGACGTGGCCCGAGACACCAACAGGTCAGTAGGTCAGCGAGGATGGACGGATGCAGATAGGAAACCAGACACGGTGTCATGGCAGCAGGTCTGACAGTGTatgaataatgttttttgtgtgtgtgtgtgtttgtgctttacaGGGGTCACACAGTGCGAGCCGTGTGTGAGTCTTTCCATCTAGCAAAAGACGCAGGATTCAAAGTTGTGGCCCACATGATGCCAGACTTGCCCAACGTGGGCATGGAGCGGGATGTGGAGCAGTTTATTGTAAGCGTTTCacattattcacattatttttaatgattgaaTTACTTCCAATTAGTTTTTGGCTGAATTCATTAATACATTTCAAGAGGTTGGGgttgtttttctacttttttttttttttactccttttttcCACCTAAAGACTGTACAGCTGTCCTCCAGTGTTGTCATAGTTGGGAATAATTTGTAGTATCAATCactcaatcaaactttattaatatagcacctttcatacaggttaatgtagttcaaagtgcttcacggTTGATTGACAAGCTTATAATTAGACTGAAAAAGTGTAGACCAAGGGCAACATAAGGGGAagcaacaaaaatgaaaaactattaCAAAGTTGTAACAGTAAGTTGGATCAGGGTCACACAAGGTAGTGATTGATCATTGATCATAATATAttgatttgaatttgaaaacATACATGCATGTTAATCCTAAAATAACTTTACCTCAGagaataaagtaataaagtttGGCTTAAAACACTTGCATTGGTATAATAAACCAAAAGTCATGATCATAGGTTTAATTAAAGCTGCCCAGAGTggaataacaacaaaaacaatgaaaatgtatattacAATACAATTTAAATACAGGACAGAAACAACTTATATCAGGATACATAACTTTTCTTGATGTAatttttataaaaatataaatatattttttcctaaAACTGTACAAGATTCGTAAATAGTAATTATTTATTACAGTTTCTGTGTAGTTTAATGAATGGTGGAATTAACTTTTGCAGAGTTGTGCTGTTTACTGCACTTTCTCATACTGGCTGACATACAATATCAGGGTCCAGATGTATAAACAATGCATATGCACAAAAACTATACAATTTCTCACATGTGTAGTGATGTTTATAAAAGAAGAGTTAtttgattcaagattcaagattcaagatgctatatttgtcagtcatcatgtcagacatgtgaGCGAGATATAGTACTCAGGTCTCAGATACtaatataaattaaatctaatttaaaaacaagctaaaacaggctaaaacatCATATGCAAATAAAACATAGTTAAAGTGACTGGTAGTTTAAAGTGCATCACAGACTGGTAGTATAAAGTGCATTTATCGAGGCAGAGTCCGAACAATCAGAAGGACATTCATAAACTTaattttgattaattgaataGTTTTATGCATTTTAGATGACATGTTTGTCTTCATCTATCTCTATTGACTCAAGTCTTAGAGCAGTTTTGATGGACAGATGCACAGATGCACAGTTACATATATGTATTCACTTCAGAGGCAGCTCAGGACTCTTCCTTTTACACCACGGACAGCTACTGGTATCAGAGTACATTCTGTGGGCGATTTTTACCTTTCTTATGCACTTTGAGAGGGTAGACTCACACAAGAAAGatgggggagggagagagagagggaaagtagTATAATATGCAGTAAATGTCCGTGTCTGGAATAAAAGTGCAATTTTGACTGGGTACGAAGCATAACCACTCAATCACCAGGACGCCCCTCTCACTCaaagatttgttttgttttgaggtGACATAAGAGGTTAATTGGACTGTCACCTTTAGCGGCAACTGTCAATCATTGAGAGTCTGCAGATAATTATATTCCACTCAAGTTTAGCATGCAAATGTGCATCTATTCTAGCATAAAGGGCACCCAAATCACTACTGTGGTTAGTTCGGTTGGAGCTTGAGgtccaaaacaataaaaaaactctAGATAGATATTATTTTTAGGATAGTTTGTAAGTGTCGGGCTGAAAAAGTTTCTTAAACTGAGGCAGAGAAACACTGCagactaaaaataaaagcagtaaagtgATTCTCCAAATCATCATAATTGTTTGTGACAATAGCAAATCTTATTGTGCTTTGCGTCAGAGTGCGTCATCACTACTGATAACACAGCGTTACAGTAACATAAAGTCCTGCGTGTACTATAGCGTCTTAAAATAGCGACGGAAAAAAGCTGCGACAGTTGAATCACAATCCTGTCAGATGTCTCTCAACAGCAGGCTCGCCGTACAGCTCTGATTGGAAACACAGCTATAATATGATTGTGCAGTCTCAGACGGGGGGGCTCCTTCCCAACAAGCATGACTGTAGGATGTCAATGAAGACTCGGTTTGAGACTGCATAATGTCAGCTTGTttggttcatttatttatttatttgttttttacattgttaaagcagaaatgaagtgattaaaaacacagcaaTGACAGAAAAGAGGAGATATAACTAATTGGTGCAGGTAAGACTCTTGACAAACGCCCTGTGgcttttttttactgctgtgtCTGATGTGTCTGTCTTGTGACTCAGTGTAGTAGTTTGGTTTTCCCTCTTCTGTAATGAGCTACAGCACAAACTAAACAAGAAGATAAACCGAGATGCAGCATTCAGATATAATGTGGAAACTTTGTCCTGCTCAGACAGGCTGACTTAATGAAatgttgaatacattttaaaaatggggGATTTGTCTCTTATTTGTGGTCCTCGGCCCAGATTTGGTCAGGTTTGAA
This genomic interval from Scomber japonicus isolate fScoJap1 chromosome 17, fScoJap1.pri, whole genome shotgun sequence contains the following:
- the elp3 gene encoding elongator complex protein 3; this translates as MGKPKKSSDLSRAELMMMTIADVIKQLVEAHEEGKDINLNKVKTKTSAKYGLEAQPRLVDIIAAVPPQYRRALVPKLKAKPIRTASGIAVVAVMCKPHRCPHITFTGNICVYCPGGPDSDFEYSTQSYTGYEPTSMRAIRARYDPYLQTRHRVEQLKQLGHSVDKVEFIVMGGTFMALATEYRDYFIRNLHDALSGHTSNNVEEAVRYSERSNTKCVGITIETRPDYCLKRHLSDMLGYGCTRLEIGVQSVYEDVARDTNRGHTVRAVCESFHLAKDAGFKVVAHMMPDLPNVGMERDVEQFIEFFENPAFRPDGLKLYPTLVIRGTGLYELWKTGRYKSYNPSALVDLVARILALVPPWTRVYRVQRDIPMPLVSSGVEHGNLRELALARMKDMGTECRDVRTREVGIQEIHHKVRPYQVELVRRDYVANGGWETFLSYEDPKQDILIGLLRLRRCSPQSFRPELKGGVSIVRELHVYGSVVPVSSRDPSKFQHQGFGMMLMEEAERIARDEHGSCKLAVISGVGTRNYYRKMGYELDGPYMVKDLYESEFN